Proteins from one Polyangium spumosum genomic window:
- a CDS encoding serine/threonine-protein kinase: MAGERGDYKVTKGTPIGRGGCATVYRAVHKPTQREVAFKESFSTEYARRRMAREIDIQRGLVHPNVMPILDADPKGKWFIMPLADGDLRKLSPLTHPAIVAMVTDVSGGLETAHAAGHVHRDVTPGNILRVTENGGSRFVVADWGLVRQPHGKTTAILTSDTRFIGTLGYAAPEMYHDPHGATFTADVYSLGRVVSYLATGKDPDPVMIQSNLPEGPWYKFVHQTTLLDPKARPQSMAEVRALLATVVEEKPSPIAPAANLAECAETARRTLASLRRQLESEVRRFCIAISRSTVDSEIVGTTIRVKAVLEPGGVMALPHAIPLIVSATMVGARLTVRAGLGHKEDGELRAVGHGWDEIDSTAFAQIESALLALLKEV, from the coding sequence GTGTACCGCGCGGTTCACAAGCCGACGCAACGCGAGGTGGCCTTCAAAGAATCATTCTCGACTGAATACGCGCGGCGCCGCATGGCACGCGAAATTGACATCCAACGTGGCCTGGTGCATCCCAACGTGATGCCCATCCTCGACGCAGATCCGAAGGGCAAGTGGTTCATTATGCCTCTTGCGGATGGCGATTTGAGAAAACTGTCACCGCTTACTCATCCAGCAATAGTAGCAATGGTCACAGATGTGAGTGGTGGCCTGGAGACAGCGCATGCGGCGGGGCATGTTCACCGAGACGTTACCCCCGGCAATATCCTTCGCGTCACGGAAAACGGGGGCTCTCGCTTCGTTGTTGCCGATTGGGGATTGGTAAGGCAGCCACATGGAAAGACGACCGCCATTCTTACTTCGGACACGCGGTTCATCGGCACACTAGGCTACGCAGCTCCCGAAATGTACCATGACCCTCACGGGGCGACGTTCACAGCGGATGTGTATAGCCTAGGTCGGGTTGTATCGTATCTTGCAACAGGTAAAGATCCTGATCCTGTCATGATACAGTCGAACCTTCCAGAAGGGCCATGGTACAAATTTGTGCACCAAACCACACTACTGGACCCCAAGGCACGTCCGCAGAGCATGGCTGAGGTTCGGGCGCTATTGGCGACCGTAGTAGAAGAAAAGCCAAGCCCCATAGCTCCGGCAGCCAATCTAGCAGAGTGCGCCGAGACCGCGCGACGAACACTGGCATCCCTTCGTCGCCAACTGGAGTCTGAGGTCAGGCGTTTTTGCATCGCGATATCGCGCTCTACCGTCGACTCAGAGATAGTAGGAACGACCATCAGGGTGAAGGCCGTGCTTGAGCCAGGTGGCGTTATGGCCTTGCCTCACGCGATTCCACTTATTGTTTCGGCAACTATGGTCGGCGCACGCTTAACCGTGCGCGCCGGATTGGGTCACAAGGAAGATGGTGAACTCCGCGCGGTTGGTCACGGATGGGATGAGATTGATTCGACGGCGTTCGCCCAAATCGAATCAGCGCTGCTGGCGCTCCTAAAGGAGGTTTGA
- a CDS encoding ATP-binding domain-containing protein, which translates to MSTWWVDEKQLDEDQRAVVRLGDTGRFLISGPPGSGKTNLLLLRANYLHGKGMYNFAVLSFTLALKSFLVAGARRYGVFPPDRVDTTMGWMMRQLNANGGSLANLSDDLTTRRSQLAQRLFDQIEARNLTTLHTTILLDEAQDCTQEEIRLFSRCASNLFIVGDDRQLIYENAAGLDEISKLIPAKDRKVLRFHYRNAPQICDLADRFAKVSRGHVAIKPTSNYPGPPGRVRIHRQPLRQQFEQIVESLKLQLDSYPGEYLGVLCTRNDILNQFWEYIGNSELAGQAYKLSEGVGWDDERHVVCCTIHSAKGLEFRVVHLPSFESNKGREQRNLAYTAVTRAKTALDIYHEADFAGWLGEALRDEEDVADEPGWDAIFGGTR; encoded by the coding sequence ATGAGCACATGGTGGGTTGACGAAAAGCAACTCGACGAAGATCAGCGTGCCGTGGTGCGCCTGGGTGATACCGGCCGATTTCTCATTTCTGGGCCTCCGGGTTCAGGCAAAACGAATCTGCTGCTGCTTCGAGCGAACTACCTTCACGGGAAGGGAATGTATAATTTTGCAGTTCTCTCGTTTACGCTTGCACTGAAGTCGTTTCTGGTCGCTGGTGCCCGGCGTTATGGCGTATTCCCTCCCGATCGAGTTGACACGACAATGGGGTGGATGATGCGCCAACTTAACGCTAACGGGGGCTCCTTAGCCAATCTATCGGATGACCTGACTACGCGTCGTTCGCAGCTCGCGCAACGCCTGTTCGATCAGATAGAAGCGCGGAACCTTACGACGCTCCATACAACAATACTACTCGATGAAGCGCAGGACTGCACACAAGAAGAGATTCGCTTGTTCTCTCGCTGTGCATCTAACCTATTCATTGTAGGTGATGATCGCCAGCTCATCTACGAAAATGCGGCTGGGCTCGATGAAATATCGAAGCTGATCCCGGCAAAGGATCGCAAGGTTTTGCGATTTCATTACAGAAACGCACCACAAATCTGCGATTTAGCCGACCGTTTTGCGAAGGTAAGCAGGGGGCACGTTGCGATCAAGCCAACCTCAAACTACCCAGGACCACCTGGGCGCGTTCGTATACATCGCCAACCATTGCGTCAGCAGTTCGAACAAATTGTGGAGTCACTCAAGCTTCAGCTCGATAGTTACCCGGGTGAATATTTGGGCGTCCTCTGCACCAGAAATGATATCCTGAATCAATTCTGGGAGTACATTGGTAATTCGGAACTTGCAGGGCAAGCGTATAAGCTTTCAGAAGGGGTCGGGTGGGACGACGAGAGACATGTGGTTTGCTGCACAATTCACTCCGCCAAAGGTCTTGAATTCAGGGTTGTGCACCTTCCTTCCTTTGAAAGCAACAAGGGTCGTGAGCAACGCAATCTAGCATACACAGCAGTGACGCGGGCCAAAACTGCGCTAGATATCTATCATGAGGCGGATTTTGCTGGCTGGCTCGGCGAAGCACTGCGGGATGAAGAGGACGTGGCAGACGAACCGGGTTGGGATGCAATCTTCGGCGGGACGCGATAA